A genomic segment from Thermus sp. LT1-2-5 encodes:
- a CDS encoding VWA domain-containing protein, whose protein sequence is MGLLRALVLLLLLLAFLDPRLPLRGRVAYLLDFSPSARESVFRLAPKLPRDGVYLAFAEEVVRLPSPLARRLDLGERTDVRRVLEAALRLGADRVVLVSDGLFPPVPSPLPLDALYVPPRAFVAVRLLPPPFPLLGETVGVRVVLEAPVPTEARLRVEGPGGVWEREVRVEGVQALTYTFPLWQRAEVRSEAVGPWGRSEAQVAVAPADQARALVLGDPALARHLRAQGFQVLEGPFSLPLEADLVAVGLGVLDLPEGAAEALRDYLRRGGGLLFTATPKGLFFGGWDRALPEELPLKPLGRVGAAMVLVLDVSGSMEGEKLALAVAAALELVRSAAPEDYLGVVAFASRPQVLFPPRPMTDRAKKEAEGLLLSLRAGGGTVLGGAFREAVRLLQGVPVGRKGVLVLTDGLLSDPKEPILALAESAGMEVSTIALGADADAAFLEDLARRGGGRFYRAATAQELPRLFLREGQEVFGQEAVEGRFPLQALPHPLTEGFAFPPLSVLLPARAEPWAEVLLKSGERAVLAVGERGEGRVAALATDLSRSWRDWAEASAFLGGLARYLLGAGRVLALQAYPEGEGVRVVALGRLEAPRLWVEGQEIPMVPTGALRFEARVEASGVLLDGKRRIPLALPLPGEWTPRDGEATLRAMAEASGGRLLRLEDLAAPPRRPLPLRPYLLLAALLLFLLERAWEARVSRGTLP, encoded by the coding sequence ATGGGGCTCCTAAGGGCCCTGGTCCTCCTTTTGCTCCTGTTGGCCTTCCTGGACCCCCGCCTCCCCCTAAGGGGGCGGGTGGCGTACCTCTTGGACTTTTCCCCTTCCGCCCGGGAAAGCGTCTTCCGCTTGGCCCCCAAGCTTCCGAGGGACGGGGTCTACCTGGCCTTCGCCGAGGAGGTGGTGCGGCTTCCTTCCCCTTTGGCCCGGCGGCTGGACCTAGGGGAGCGGACGGACGTGCGGCGGGTCCTGGAGGCGGCCTTGCGCCTGGGAGCGGACCGGGTGGTCTTGGTTTCGGATGGGCTTTTCCCCCCGGTGCCTTCCCCTCTTCCCCTGGACGCCCTCTACGTGCCCCCAAGGGCCTTTGTGGCGGTACGCCTTCTTCCACCCCCCTTTCCCCTCCTGGGGGAGACCGTGGGGGTGCGGGTGGTCCTCGAGGCCCCCGTCCCCACGGAGGCCCGCCTCCGGGTGGAGGGGCCCGGGGGGGTGTGGGAGCGGGAGGTCCGGGTGGAGGGGGTGCAGGCCCTCACCTATACCTTTCCCCTTTGGCAAAGGGCGGAGGTGCGGTCGGAGGCGGTGGGCCCTTGGGGGAGGAGCGAGGCCCAGGTGGCGGTGGCCCCGGCGGACCAGGCCCGGGCCCTGGTCCTGGGGGACCCGGCCCTGGCCCGCCACCTCCGGGCCCAGGGCTTCCAGGTCTTGGAGGGCCCCTTTAGCCTCCCCCTGGAGGCGGACCTGGTGGCGGTGGGCCTGGGGGTGCTGGACCTCCCGGAAGGGGCGGCGGAGGCCCTCAGGGACTACCTGCGGCGGGGCGGGGGGCTTCTGTTCACCGCCACCCCCAAGGGGCTTTTCTTCGGGGGCTGGGACCGGGCCTTGCCCGAGGAGCTTCCCCTAAAGCCCTTGGGCCGGGTGGGGGCCGCCATGGTCTTGGTGCTGGACGTATCCGGGAGCATGGAGGGGGAGAAGCTGGCCTTGGCGGTGGCGGCGGCCTTGGAACTGGTGAGGAGCGCCGCCCCCGAGGACTACCTGGGGGTGGTGGCCTTCGCCTCGAGGCCCCAGGTCCTCTTCCCCCCAAGGCCCATGACCGACCGGGCCAAGAAGGAGGCGGAAGGCCTCCTCCTCTCCTTGAGGGCGGGCGGGGGTACGGTGCTGGGCGGGGCCTTCCGGGAGGCGGTGCGGCTTCTCCAAGGGGTGCCCGTGGGGCGCAAGGGGGTTTTGGTCCTCACGGATGGCCTCCTCTCCGACCCCAAGGAGCCCATTTTGGCCCTGGCGGAAAGCGCCGGTATGGAGGTTTCCACCATCGCCCTAGGGGCCGATGCGGACGCCGCCTTCCTGGAAGACCTCGCCCGGCGGGGCGGGGGCCGCTTCTACCGGGCGGCCACGGCCCAGGAGCTTCCCCGGCTTTTCCTCCGGGAGGGGCAGGAGGTCTTCGGTCAGGAGGCGGTGGAGGGGCGCTTTCCCCTTCAGGCCCTCCCCCACCCCCTCACGGAGGGCTTTGCCTTCCCCCCCCTTTCCGTGCTCCTCCCGGCCCGGGCCGAGCCGTGGGCCGAGGTGCTCCTGAAAAGCGGGGAGCGGGCGGTCCTGGCCGTGGGGGAAAGGGGCGAGGGGCGGGTGGCCGCCTTGGCCACGGACCTCTCCCGCTCCTGGCGGGACTGGGCGGAGGCCTCCGCCTTCCTCGGGGGGCTTGCCCGCTACCTCCTGGGGGCGGGGCGGGTCCTGGCCCTTCAGGCCTACCCCGAGGGGGAGGGGGTGCGGGTGGTGGCCTTGGGGCGGTTGGAGGCCCCTAGGCTTTGGGTGGAGGGCCAGGAGATCCCCATGGTGCCCACGGGGGCCCTGCGCTTTGAGGCCCGGGTGGAGGCCTCGGGGGTGTTGCTAGACGGCAAGCGGCGCATCCCCTTGGCCCTCCCCCTGCCCGGGGAGTGGACCCCTCGGGACGGGGAGGCCACCTTGAGGGCCATGGCGGAGGCGAGCGGGGGCAGGCTTCTCCGGCTGGAAGACCTGGCCGCCCCGCCCCGAAGGCCCCTTCCCCTAAGGCCTTACCTCCTCCTGGCCGCCCTCCTCCTCTTCCTCCTGGAGCGGGCCTGGGAGGCCCGGGTGAGCCGGGGCACACTCCCCTAG
- a CDS encoding bifunctional 3,4-dihydroxy-2-butanone-4-phosphate synthase/GTP cyclohydrolase II: MEGLASVKELLEELRKGRPVILVDDEDRENEGDLIMAAEHVTPEWVNFMLRECRGLLCVALTEERAKALDLPLMVEKNQDPQGTRFTVSVDARGTTTGISAHERAATIRLLADPEASAQDFRRPGHIFPLVARPGGVLRRAGHTEATVDLLRLAGLTPVGSLIEILKEDGTMARLPDLLRFAQAHGLKVGTIADLIRYRLEKGDLYVRREAEALLPTRFGEFRILGYRDTLTGEEHAALVMGSWEEGEPVLVRMHSECLTGDALHSLRCDCGFQRDLALERIAQEGKGVLVYLRQEGRGIGLINKIRAYHLQDEGLDTVEANLALGFPPDLRDYGVGAQILYDLGVRKMRLLTNNPRKVKALSGFGIEIVERIPLRAGDNPFNERYLQAKKEKLGHLMD, encoded by the coding sequence ATGGAAGGATTGGCGAGCGTCAAAGAGCTTCTGGAGGAACTGCGAAAGGGTCGCCCGGTGATCCTGGTGGACGACGAGGACCGGGAGAACGAGGGCGACCTCATCATGGCGGCGGAGCACGTGACCCCGGAGTGGGTGAACTTCATGCTCCGAGAGTGCCGGGGCCTCCTCTGTGTGGCCCTTACGGAGGAGCGGGCCAAGGCCTTGGACCTGCCCCTCATGGTGGAGAAGAACCAAGACCCTCAGGGCACCCGCTTCACGGTGAGCGTGGACGCCCGGGGCACCACCACCGGCATCTCCGCCCACGAGCGGGCGGCCACCATTAGGCTGTTGGCCGACCCCGAGGCTTCCGCCCAGGACTTCCGCCGCCCGGGGCACATCTTCCCCTTGGTGGCCCGTCCCGGTGGGGTGTTGCGCCGCGCCGGGCACACCGAGGCCACGGTGGACCTCCTGCGCCTCGCTGGGCTCACCCCGGTGGGGAGCCTCATCGAGATCCTCAAGGAGGACGGCACCATGGCCCGCCTGCCGGACCTCCTCCGCTTCGCCCAAGCGCACGGCCTGAAGGTGGGCACCATCGCCGATCTCATCCGCTACCGCTTGGAGAAGGGGGACCTCTATGTGCGCCGGGAGGCGGAGGCCCTTCTCCCCACCCGCTTCGGGGAGTTCCGCATCCTGGGGTACCGGGACACCTTGACGGGGGAGGAACACGCCGCCTTGGTCATGGGGAGCTGGGAAGAGGGGGAGCCGGTCTTGGTGCGCATGCACTCCGAGTGCCTCACGGGGGACGCCCTCCACTCCCTGAGGTGCGACTGCGGCTTCCAGCGGGACCTGGCCTTGGAACGCATCGCCCAGGAGGGGAAAGGGGTCTTGGTCTATCTGCGGCAGGAGGGGCGAGGGATTGGCCTCATCAACAAGATCCGCGCCTACCACCTGCAGGACGAGGGCCTGGACACGGTGGAGGCCAACCTGGCCTTGGGCTTTCCCCCGGACCTAAGGGACTACGGGGTGGGGGCGCAGATCCTCTACGACCTTGGGGTGCGGAAGATGCGCCTTTTGACCAATAACCCCCGTAAGGTGAAGGCCCTTTCCGGCTTCGGCATCGAGATCGTGGAGCGCATCCCCTTGCGGGCCGGGGATAACCCCTTCAACGAGCGCTACCTGCAGGCGAAAAAGGAAAAGCTGGGCCACCTCATGGACTAG
- a CDS encoding riboflavin synthase, which yields MFTGLVEETGEIVRVEEGPFLRVRVAAQEVLTDLKVGDSVAVDGVCLTAVAVDGEGFWVELAQETLRRTASTWRVGHRPNLERALRVGDRLGGHFVTGHVDGVAELVGVREAPGAKDFFFRPPRPLARYIAEKGSVALNGVSLTVAGLEGEAFWVTLIPHTLRVTNLGRLRVGDGVNLEVDLIARYVERLLGRA from the coding sequence GTGTTCACGGGACTGGTGGAGGAAACCGGCGAGATCGTGCGGGTGGAGGAAGGCCCTTTCCTTCGGGTCCGGGTTGCCGCACAGGAGGTCCTCACCGACCTAAAGGTGGGGGACTCGGTGGCGGTGGACGGGGTCTGCCTCACGGCGGTGGCGGTGGACGGGGAGGGGTTTTGGGTGGAGCTCGCCCAGGAAACCCTGCGCCGCACCGCTTCCACCTGGCGGGTGGGGCATCGGCCCAACCTGGAACGGGCCCTAAGGGTGGGGGATAGGCTTGGGGGGCACTTCGTCACCGGGCACGTGGACGGGGTGGCGGAGCTTGTGGGGGTGCGGGAGGCCCCGGGGGCTAAGGACTTCTTCTTCCGGCCCCCCAGGCCCCTCGCCCGCTACATCGCCGAGAAGGGGAGCGTGGCCTTGAACGGCGTGTCCCTTACCGTGGCGGGCCTCGAGGGGGAGGCCTTTTGGGTTACCCTCATTCCCCACACCCTTCGGGTGACCAACCTGGGGAGGCTTCGGGTGGGGGATGGGGTGAATTTGGAGGTGGACCTCATCGCCCGCTACGTGGAGCGGCTTCTTGGGAGGGCGTGA
- the ribD gene encoding bifunctional diaminohydroxyphosphoribosylaminopyrimidine deaminase/5-amino-6-(5-phosphoribosylamino)uracil reductase RibD produces MRELDERFLRRALQLAERARGHTSPNPLVGAVLVREGQIVGEGYHPKAGEPHAEVFALRQAGEKARGATAYVTLEPCDHFGRTPPCSLALLQAGVARVVVAARDENPIARGGLERLRRAGLQVEEGLLAEEARLQNEAFFTGQRKGRPFVLLKAALTLDGKVAALSGDARYVSSEASRRVAHAYRQWLPAVAVGVGTVLQDDPALTVRYPDFRPFPHMLEPPPLRDPLKVVLDTEARTPPTARLFAPGPRGEPARVLVLVGEGAPKERVLALERAGARVVELPRERGRVSPEAALAFLWEEGIDGVLLEGGPRLAGAFLARGLVDKVALFLAPKLLGEGRGFLEGVAVPRMEEAFRLSLVRREWLGEDLWLEGYLEV; encoded by the coding sequence TTGCGCGAACTGGACGAGCGCTTTCTCCGTAGAGCCTTGCAACTGGCGGAACGGGCCCGCGGCCACACCAGCCCCAACCCTTTGGTGGGGGCGGTGCTGGTGCGGGAAGGCCAGATCGTGGGCGAGGGGTACCACCCCAAGGCGGGGGAGCCCCACGCCGAGGTGTTTGCCCTGCGGCAGGCGGGGGAGAAGGCCCGGGGGGCCACGGCGTACGTGACCCTCGAGCCGTGCGACCACTTTGGCCGCACCCCTCCCTGTTCCTTGGCCCTCCTGCAGGCGGGGGTGGCCCGGGTGGTGGTGGCGGCGCGGGACGAGAACCCCATTGCCCGGGGGGGATTGGAGCGCTTAAGGCGGGCGGGCCTCCAGGTGGAGGAGGGCCTTTTGGCGGAGGAGGCCAGGCTCCAAAACGAGGCCTTCTTTACCGGGCAAAGGAAGGGGAGGCCCTTCGTTCTCCTCAAGGCGGCCCTCACCCTGGACGGGAAGGTGGCGGCCCTATCCGGGGACGCCCGCTACGTTTCCTCCGAGGCGAGCCGCCGGGTGGCCCACGCCTACCGCCAGTGGCTCCCGGCGGTGGCAGTGGGGGTGGGCACCGTGCTCCAGGACGACCCTGCCCTTACCGTGCGCTATCCCGACTTCCGCCCCTTCCCCCACATGCTGGAGCCCCCTCCCTTGCGGGACCCCCTAAAGGTGGTGCTGGACACGGAGGCCCGCACCCCCCCCACCGCCCGCCTCTTCGCCCCGGGGCCTCGAGGCGAGCCCGCCCGGGTGCTGGTCCTGGTGGGCGAGGGCGCTCCTAAGGAGCGGGTCTTGGCCCTGGAGCGGGCAGGGGCCAGGGTGGTGGAGCTTCCCCGGGAAAGGGGGCGGGTAAGCCCGGAGGCGGCCTTGGCCTTCTTGTGGGAAGAGGGGATAGACGGGGTCCTCCTGGAAGGGGGGCCGAGGCTCGCCGGGGCTTTTCTCGCCCGGGGCTTGGTGGACAAGGTGGCCCTGTTCCTGGCCCCCAAGCTCCTGGGGGAGGGAAGGGGCTTTTTGGAAGGGGTGGCCGTCCCCAGGATGGAGGAGGCCTTTCGGCTTAGCCTGGTGCGGCGGGAGTGGCTTGGGGAAGACCTTTGGCTGGAAGGGTACCTGGAGGTGTGA
- the rimP gene encoding ribosome maturation factor RimP — MDLWRLVEEAVEALGLQVLEVKEAPGEVLVRLERLDEKPITVADLERASRHIEAALDREDPIPGSYRLLVESPGPKRPLFTRRHFERFQGLKAKVPGPEGFVGRILRVEGEEVVFQVGPEEKRLKIGTFRANLAEWPEEPR; from the coding sequence GTGGACCTTTGGCGGTTAGTGGAAGAGGCGGTGGAGGCCTTGGGCCTTCAGGTTCTGGAGGTGAAGGAGGCCCCAGGCGAGGTCCTGGTGCGCCTGGAACGCCTGGACGAGAAGCCCATCACCGTGGCCGATCTGGAACGGGCGAGCCGCCACATCGAGGCCGCCTTGGACCGGGAAGACCCCATCCCAGGGAGCTACCGGCTCCTGGTGGAGTCCCCCGGGCCCAAGCGTCCCCTCTTCACCCGCCGCCACTTTGAGCGCTTCCAGGGCCTGAAGGCCAAGGTGCCTGGGCCCGAGGGCTTCGTGGGGCGGATCCTGCGGGTGGAGGGAGAAGAGGTGGTCTTCCAGGTGGGCCCAGAGGAAAAGCGCCTCAAGATCGGCACCTTCCGCGCCAACCTGGCCGAGTGGCCCGAGGAGCCTAGGTAG
- the nusA gene encoding transcription termination factor NusA yields MNRDFIDAMQQLALERGVTTEEVLEAFKEALRKAYIKRQKGYRKEEVDAGKGPEVDVYIDPQTGRIEMVEVRRVVEKVEDPDKEIALSEALQYDPEVQVGDEMEFPIDPEGLSRMAIQDLRQILTQRLKESERNRIYNEYKDKEGQVLTGVVTRVDNRGNVFVELGRGEAYLPKSEQIPTEKYYPGQRLKVYLKKVDRSAKGPSLIVSRAHEKLLEHILKQEVPEIAEGIVEIKAIAREPGKRSKVAVMSHNPNVDPIGACIGHKGQRIQAVSAELGREKVDIILWSKDPKEFIRNALSPAQVGSIELDPETKKARVKVTKDQHSLAIGTGGQNVRLASKLTGYDIHFEEAEISDLDEAIRRAAEEEAATPSRTREEFEKLFKDLSE; encoded by the coding sequence ATGAACCGGGATTTTATTGACGCCATGCAACAGCTGGCCCTGGAGCGGGGCGTGACCACCGAGGAGGTCCTGGAGGCCTTCAAGGAGGCCCTGCGCAAGGCGTACATCAAGCGGCAGAAGGGTTACCGCAAGGAAGAGGTGGACGCCGGCAAGGGCCCCGAGGTGGACGTGTACATTGACCCGCAAACGGGGCGGATCGAGATGGTGGAGGTCCGCAGGGTGGTGGAAAAGGTGGAGGACCCGGACAAGGAGATCGCCCTCTCCGAGGCCCTCCAGTACGACCCCGAGGTCCAAGTGGGGGACGAGATGGAGTTCCCCATCGACCCGGAGGGGCTTTCCCGCATGGCCATCCAGGACCTGCGGCAAATCCTTACCCAACGCCTCAAGGAGTCCGAGCGCAACCGCATCTACAACGAGTACAAGGACAAGGAAGGGCAGGTCCTCACTGGGGTGGTGACCCGGGTGGACAACCGGGGCAACGTCTTCGTGGAACTGGGCCGGGGCGAGGCCTACCTGCCCAAAAGCGAGCAGATCCCCACGGAGAAGTACTACCCGGGGCAACGCCTAAAGGTCTACCTGAAGAAGGTGGACCGCTCCGCCAAGGGGCCTTCCCTCATCGTGAGCCGGGCCCACGAAAAGCTTCTGGAGCACATCCTCAAGCAGGAGGTGCCCGAGATCGCCGAAGGGATCGTGGAGATTAAGGCCATCGCCCGCGAGCCCGGGAAGCGGAGCAAGGTGGCGGTGATGAGCCACAACCCCAACGTGGACCCCATCGGGGCCTGCATCGGCCACAAGGGGCAGCGGATCCAGGCGGTTTCCGCGGAGCTGGGCCGGGAAAAGGTGGACATCATCCTGTGGTCCAAGGACCCTAAGGAGTTCATCCGCAACGCCCTCTCCCCCGCCCAGGTGGGCTCCATTGAGCTGGACCCCGAGACCAAGAAGGCCCGGGTGAAGGTGACCAAGGACCAGCACTCCCTGGCCATTGGCACCGGCGGCCAGAACGTGCGCCTGGCCTCGAAGCTCACCGGGTACGACATCCACTTCGAGGAGGCGGAGATCTCCGATCTGGACGAAGCCATTCGCCGCGCGGCGGAGGAGGAGGCGGCGACGCCCAGCCGGACCCGGGAAGAGTTTGAGAAGCTCTTCAAGGACCTTTCCGAGTGA
- a CDS encoding YlxR family protein: MQHVPLRMCVACRRRRPKGELLRILMTPEGFQLDPTGKLPGRGAYVCPDNPDCWTEKKLRRFAGARAKALSEALWARLGGKDGQSTHLPAG, encoded by the coding sequence ATGCAGCACGTCCCCTTGCGCATGTGCGTGGCCTGCCGCAGAAGGCGGCCTAAAGGGGAGCTTTTGCGCATCCTCATGACCCCCGAGGGGTTTCAGCTGGACCCCACGGGCAAGCTGCCGGGCCGGGGAGCCTACGTCTGCCCCGACAACCCGGACTGCTGGACGGAAAAGAAGCTCCGGCGCTTCGCCGGGGCCCGGGCCAAGGCGCTTTCCGAGGCCCTTTGGGCCCGTTTAGGAGGTAAAGATGGCCAAAGTACGCATCTACCAGCTGGCTAA
- the infB gene encoding translation initiation factor IF-2, with amino-acid sequence MAKVRIYQLAKELGMENEELLELLDQMGVPYKSHASTLSEEDAEAVRELVREQRGLQEKLAEEERRKSLPKRPPVVVIMGHVDHGKTTLLDYLRKSRIAEKEAGGITQHVGAFEVKTPQGTVVFIDTPGHEAFTTIRQRGANVADIAVIVIAADDGVMPQTEEAIAHAKAAGAKIIFALNKMDLPQADPEKVKRQLMERGFVPEEYGGDAILVPISAKTGQGVQDLLEMILLLSELEDYRADPNAEPRGVILESKLDKQAGIIANMLVQEGTFRVGDYVVAGEVYGRIRAMMDADGNQRKEAGPGSAVQVLGFQELPHAGDVVEWVPDLEAAKEIAEERKEERRAREEAEKERRPKTMADLLRALQEEGRKEVNLILRADTQGSLEAIQHILAKEGTEDVKINVLLAQVGAPTESDVLLAQTAGAAILAFGVNPPASVKKAAEQKGVLLKTFRIIYDLIDEVRTMVKGQKEPQFKEEVLGRAEVRAVFRLPTGKQVAGCMVTQGKVPRNAEVRVLRKGQEIWKGRIASLKRFKEDVREVAQGYECGIGLEGFDDFQEGDIIEAFQLVEVPA; translated from the coding sequence ATGGCCAAAGTACGCATCTACCAGCTGGCTAAAGAGCTGGGCATGGAAAACGAGGAGCTCTTAGAGCTCCTGGACCAGATGGGGGTACCCTATAAGTCCCACGCCTCCACCTTGAGCGAGGAAGACGCCGAGGCGGTGCGGGAACTGGTTCGGGAGCAGCGGGGACTCCAGGAAAAGCTAGCGGAGGAGGAGCGGCGAAAAAGCCTCCCCAAGCGCCCCCCTGTGGTGGTCATCATGGGCCACGTGGACCACGGGAAGACCACCCTCCTCGACTACCTGCGCAAAAGCCGCATCGCCGAGAAGGAGGCGGGGGGGATCACCCAGCACGTGGGCGCCTTTGAGGTCAAGACCCCTCAGGGCACCGTGGTCTTCATCGACACCCCGGGCCACGAGGCCTTCACCACCATCCGCCAGCGGGGGGCCAATGTGGCGGACATCGCCGTCATCGTCATCGCCGCGGACGACGGGGTCATGCCCCAGACGGAGGAGGCCATCGCCCACGCCAAGGCCGCCGGGGCGAAAATCATCTTCGCTCTGAACAAGATGGACCTGCCCCAGGCGGACCCCGAGAAGGTGAAGCGGCAGCTCATGGAGCGGGGCTTCGTTCCCGAGGAGTATGGCGGGGACGCAATCCTTGTCCCCATCAGCGCCAAGACAGGGCAGGGGGTGCAGGACCTCTTGGAGATGATCCTCCTCCTCTCCGAGCTGGAGGATTACCGGGCCGACCCCAACGCCGAGCCCCGGGGGGTGATCCTGGAGTCCAAGCTGGACAAGCAGGCGGGGATCATCGCCAACATGCTGGTGCAGGAAGGCACCTTCCGCGTGGGGGACTACGTGGTGGCCGGGGAGGTGTACGGGCGGATCCGGGCCATGATGGACGCCGACGGCAACCAGCGCAAGGAGGCGGGCCCGGGAAGCGCCGTGCAGGTTCTGGGCTTCCAGGAGCTCCCCCACGCCGGGGACGTGGTGGAGTGGGTGCCGGACCTCGAGGCCGCCAAGGAGATCGCCGAGGAGCGCAAGGAAGAACGCCGCGCCCGGGAAGAGGCGGAAAAGGAGCGCCGCCCCAAGACCATGGCCGACCTCTTGCGGGCCTTGCAGGAAGAGGGCCGGAAGGAGGTCAACCTGATCCTGCGGGCGGACACCCAAGGCTCTTTGGAGGCCATCCAGCACATCTTGGCCAAGGAGGGCACCGAGGACGTCAAAATCAACGTCCTGCTGGCCCAGGTGGGGGCCCCCACGGAGTCGGATGTCCTCCTGGCGCAAACGGCCGGGGCCGCCATCCTAGCCTTTGGCGTGAACCCCCCGGCCTCCGTGAAGAAGGCGGCGGAGCAAAAGGGCGTCCTCCTCAAGACCTTCCGCATCATCTACGACCTCATTGACGAGGTTCGGACCATGGTCAAGGGGCAGAAGGAGCCCCAGTTCAAGGAGGAGGTCCTGGGCCGGGCCGAGGTGCGCGCCGTCTTCCGCCTGCCCACGGGCAAGCAGGTGGCGGGGTGCATGGTGACCCAGGGCAAGGTCCCCCGCAACGCCGAGGTCCGGGTCCTGCGCAAAGGGCAGGAGATCTGGAAGGGCCGCATCGCCAGCCTCAAGCGCTTCAAGGAGGATGTGCGGGAGGTGGCCCAAGGGTACGAGTGTGGGATTGGCCTCGAGGGCTTCGACGATTTCCAGGAAGGGGACATCATCGAGGCTTTCCAGCTGGTGGAGGTACCCGCTTAA